In one Nicotiana sylvestris chromosome 8, ASM39365v2, whole genome shotgun sequence genomic region, the following are encoded:
- the LOC104221411 gene encoding ethylene-responsive transcription factor 3-like, with the protein MRRGRATPAAKQAAEVPPAAGSGGLKEIRFRGVRKRPWGRFAAEIRDPWKKTRVWLGTFDSAEEAAKAYDTAARTLRGPKAKTNFPLLPYSHFNQTVNPNDPFIDPRLYSQENHPIVIQRPTSSSMSSTVESFSGPRPPPRQQTAVLPSRKHPRSPPVVPDDCRSDCDSSSSVVEDGDCDNENDNIVSSVFRKPLPFDLNFPPPMDADSDDLHCTALCL; encoded by the coding sequence ATGCGGAGAGGTAGAGCAACCCCGGCGGCGAAGCAAGCGGCAGAGGTTCCACCGGCGGCTGGATCTGGAGGATTAAAAGAGATTAGGTTTCGTGGAGTCAGAAAACGGCCGTGGGGAAGATTTGCGGCGGAGATTAGAGACCCGTGGAAAAAAACTAGGGTTTGGCTTGGCACTTTTGATTCAGCTGAAGAAGCCGCTAAAGCTTATGACACTGCAGCTCGGACTCTTCGGGGACCTAAAGCCAAAACTAATTTCCCTTTACTGCCGTATTCTCACTTCAATCAAACCGTAAACCCTAACGACCCGTTTATTGACCCGAGATTGTACTCACAGGAAAACCACCCGATTGTTATTCAAAGACCTACATCGAGCAGCATGAGTAGTACCGTAGAATCCTTCAGTGGGCCCAGGCCGCCGCCACGTCAGCAAACGGCGGTGTTGCCTTCGAGAAAACATCCTCGGTCGCCGCCGGTCGTGCCGGACGACTGCCGGAGTGATTGTGACTCGTCGTCTTCTGTTGTTGAAGACGGCGATTGTGACAATGAAAATGATAATATCGTTTCCTCAGTTTTCCGGAAACCGTTGCCTTTCGATCTCAATTTTCCTCCGCCGATGGATGCTGATTCTGATGATCTTCACTGCACAGCATTATGTCTTTGA